From the Bacillus alveayuensis genome, the window CCCTCCGTCAAAACGATTTTTCCATTTCGATCAATATTTTTGATTTTATCTCCTTCAATGAGAAGATCATAGCCATCAAGAATGGCTTCTTCTGTTATAATTTTTCCGTTTGTAATTAGATACACTTTATTTCCTCCATTCCCAAAATATCCTAAAAAACTAATTATAATAATGAATGGACGAGCTGCTGTGTATAGGAATGCTGTGGATCTTCCAAAATTTGATCGGTTAACCCTTGTTCGATGACTTTCCCTTCTAGCATCACTAAAGTTCGGTCGGCAAGCATTCTAATGACACCTAAATCGTGAGAAACAACAATCATGCTGATATGTAGTTCGCGCTTTAAATTCCGAATTAAATCTAATACATTTGCTTGAACAGACAAATCAAGACCAGTAGTCACTTCATCAAGAAGAAGAATCGGCGGATTATTAGACAATGCTTTGGCGATTTGAACTCTTTGCTGCATCCCCCCCGAAAATTTTTGCGGTTCTTCCTTCATCCGAAATACTGGAATGTTTACTTCCTCAAGTAATGTTTGTCCTCTTCGCATCATCTGCTCGACATTTCTGTTTCCTGCTGCAATGAGTTTTTCTGCAATATTGCCGATTGAGGAAAAATTCATGCGTAAACCGAGAATCGGATTTTGATAAACTTTCCCCATAAGGTGATTGCGAATATACCTTTTTTGTTGAGAGGACTCTTTTAAAACGTTTGTTTTCCCATCTCGATAAAATCGGATGTAAGCTTCGCCGCTTGTTGCCTCTTGATCAAAATAAAGCATCCTCATTAATGTTGATTTGCCGCTCCCGCTTTCACCAACAATGCCTAAAACCTCTCCAGGATACAGATCGAATGAAATATCCCGACAAGCATAAACTGTGCCGCAGACAGGACAAAAATTTTTCACCAAAACGGCGGAATCCGCCTTTCCGCATTGGCTGCATCCATGTCCGAAATGTTTGTTTAACTTTTTGACCGATAATACTGGATTGCTTACATCATCCATGTTGAACACCTCTTGATTCTGTTTGCTCATTTAATCTTGATAAACAATAGCTCGTATCATTACATTGGTAATAGGTTTCACCCGTTTTTTCATCTATTAATTCATCCAAATACACTCCAGTAGCTCCACAAAGACTGCAGCATTGATCATCAAAGCTCTCCACTTCAAAAGGATAATCGTCAAATGCAAGTGAAACGACATTCGTGTATGGAGGTATAGCATATATCTTCTTTTCACGACCTGCTCCAAGCAATATCAATGCCTTAGAATGATTCATTTTCGGATTATCAAACCTTGGGATTGGACTTGGTGCCATCACGTATCTATTTTCTACCATTACGGGATGATCAAAATCCGATGCCATATGCCCATATTTCATAATTTGTTCAAATAGCATCAACCAAGCGCCGCTGTATTCCTTTTCTGCATGGAGCTGCTTCGTTCGATATTCGCTCGGTTCATAGTTACGCAATGGTTCAGGCAGAGGCACCTGTAATACAAGAATTTGACCTTCCATAAGAGGAATTTCTGGAATGCGATGTCTTGATTGAATAATCGTAGCTTCTGTTGTCTCCTCCGTCGTTTTAATGCCTGTCGTTTTCATCACTAGCTTTTTAATGTTTACCGCATTAACAGACTCATCTGACCCTTGATCAATGACTTTTAAAACATCATCCTTTCCAATTAAAGAGAGCGTTAACTGCAGACCCCCTGTTCCCCAACCACGTGCAATCGGCATTTCCCTTGAAGCAAATGGCACCTGATAACCTGGAATGGCAATGGCTTTCAAAGTAGATCTGCGAATTTCCCGTTTTGAACCTTCATCAAAAAAAGCAAAACGATACGCAATATCCATAGTTCCTCTCCTTTTATATTTGTTTGTTGTTTATTTTTTTGTTTTACGGATCACGTCAAGCTTTGATTGGAATGTGACATAGTGAGGCAACTTCAAATGAGAAATAAATCCTGTAGATTCAACCGAATCAATGTGATATAGGACAAATTCTTCATCACCTGTAGGATAATCTTTGTTTCCTTTTTCAAGACTATTGTCTAAAATTCCCATCGCAATCGCTTTCGTTTCATTTTGGCCAAAGCAAAGACCATAGCCAATTTCAAACTCGATTTCCTTTTTTCCGTTCGCTTTTTCAACCGTTATGGGAATTAACATTTCGACTTCCGTTGCTTTAATTTCACCGATATAATAGGCATCGTCTTCCTCATTCGATGATTGGATCGGGCTATCAATGTAAACTGGCAAATAACCAACACGCAATTCTCCTACCGTCGGGTGAAGACTCCCATATCCACGGATTACGGCATACGCTAACGATGTGACAGCACCTGTCTGACCTCTCGTTAAAACTTGGAGACGTTGACTGCGAGTAGTAGGAAATGTCAGGCTTTTTCTCGTCACATCATCTGGCTGGCGATCATCCGTTGTACATTCTGAAAACAAACCTTCTTTTCTTAAGTAATCACTTACCTTTGGTAATTTACCAATACTAGTTTCATCTTCTTCATCAATCGGTTCTTGTTCATAGTTCGAAAGCCAATGAATGGCATCCTCGTCTGTTTCCTCCATGAGAGAAAAATCGAGTAAACGGTGGGTATAATCCGTTGCAGCCCCTAATATTTGACCGCCTGGAATGTCTTTAAAACTAGCAGAAATCCTTCTCTCAACATTCATCTCTTTCGTATAAACGGTTTTTGAATAATGCTTTCGAGGTAAAGTGGAGCGATAAGCTCGAAGCAAAAAAACGGCTTCTTCAGGATTGCCTTCCGCTTGTTTAATGGCTAGTGCTGCAAGAGTTTCGTCATATAAACTGCCCTCTGACATCACTTGGTCAATCAGTCCCCGCATCCCAGCAATAATTTGTTTAAGGTCAAGGACGATTCCCTTTTTTAACCGCTCATATTTTAGTCGTTTGATCGACTCCTCAATGGCAAGTGTACCGCCTTTAACTGCCACATACCCCATCAAGACTCCCCCCTTCGATTGAAATTTGCGTCGTTCTAGGTAAACATAATAGGTTGTGGCTTTTATCCACAAAGATTAAATCAACTCCCATTGGATATTCAGCGTTTTTTTGCTCCCTAATCTCTACCCAATTCCCTTTTATCGAAATTTTTGCATAATTTTCCCCCTCAATCCCCGGTCCTGTTAACACATATTGATTTCCATTCCTAATTTCATCTGTTTCAATGATGACTGTTGCGGATTCATGGGGATCTAGTAAACTTCCTATTTTCGCTTGTTTAAACGTTTGTTCAAACATACTTTGAGATACATCTTGTAGCACAAAAACGAAATCAGCTTTTTCCACTTCATCTGTTTTCGAATAGGTTAGTTGGTTCATCCACCGGGTTATCTCTTCCTCCCTATTGGAGATGACTTTAAAAGTCACTTCTGTATCTAAAAGCATCATGGCTAAAACAAGGGTCGATGAAAAACAGCCAGCCTCAAGATCTACTTTGTCCGCTTCATCTTTTAAATTTGTAATGAATCCTGGCTTAGACATGGAATCAACAACTTTTCGATAAGCGCTTTGAATATCATGAATAAAATCTAATTTCATCCACTCTCTGCTCCTTTTTAAACATCCATCGTTTCAAAATTTACTTTTGTCTTTAAGACTTTTCTAAAGGATTTTTTCCTTCTCTCATTGATTCTCGCTTCTTCGGCCAACAAAGCTTCCTTCCATTTATCTGTTTCTTGTAACTGTGCATGA encodes:
- a CDS encoding alpha-D-ribose 1-methylphosphonate 5-phosphate C-P lyase (product_source=KO:K06163; cog=COG3627; ko=KO:K06163; pfam=PF06007), producing the protein MDIAYRFAFFDEGSKREIRRSTLKAIAIPGYQVPFASREMPIARGWGTGGLQLTLSLIGKDDVLKVIDQGSDESVNAVNIKKLVMKTTGIKTTEETTEATIIQSRHRIPEIPLMEGQILVLQVPLPEPLRNYEPSEYRTKQLHAEKEYSGAWLMLFEQIMKYGHMASDFDHPVMVENRYVMAPSPIPRFDNPKMNHSKALILLGAGREKKIYAIPPYTNVVSLAFDDYPFEVESFDDQCCSLCGATGVYLDELIDEKTGETYYQCNDTSYCLSRLNEQTESRGVQHG
- a CDS encoding alpha-D-ribose 1-methylphosphonate 5-triphosphate synthase subunit PhnH (product_source=KO:K06165; cog=COG3625; ko=KO:K06165; pfam=PF05845; superfamily=159709; tigrfam=TIGR03292), encoding MKLDFIHDIQSAYRKVVDSMSKPGFITNLKDEADKVDLEAGCFSSTLVLAMMLLDTEVTFKVISNREEEITRWMNQLTYSKTDEVEKADFVFVLQDVSQSMFEQTFKQAKIGSLLDPHESATVIIETDEIRNGNQYVLTGPGIEGENYAKISIKGNWVEIREQKNAEYPMGVDLIFVDKSHNLLCLPRTTQISIEGGSLDGVCGS
- a CDS encoding alpha-D-ribose 1-methylphosphonate 5-triphosphate synthase subunit PhnI (product_source=KO:K06164; cog=COG3626; ko=KO:K06164; pfam=PF05861; superfamily=54416) — encoded protein: MGYVAVKGGTLAIEESIKRLKYERLKKGIVLDLKQIIAGMRGLIDQVMSEGSLYDETLAALAIKQAEGNPEEAVFLLRAYRSTLPRKHYSKTVYTKEMNVERRISASFKDIPGGQILGAATDYTHRLLDFSLMEETDEDAIHWLSNYEQEPIDEEDETSIGKLPKVSDYLRKEGLFSECTTDDRQPDDVTRKSLTFPTTRSQRLQVLTRGQTGAVTSLAYAVIRGYGSLHPTVGELRVGYLPVYIDSPIQSSNEEDDAYYIGEIKATEVEMLIPITVEKANGKKEIEFEIGYGLCFGQNETKAIAMGILDNSLEKGNKDYPTGDEEFVLYHIDSVESTGFISHLKLPHYVTFQSKLDVIRKTKK
- a CDS encoding putative phosphonate transport system ATP-binding protein (product_source=KO:K05781; cath_funfam=3.40.50.300; cog=COG4107; ko=KO:K05781; pfam=PF00005; smart=SM00382; superfamily=52540; tigrfam=TIGR02323), coding for MDDVSNPVLSVKKLNKHFGHGCSQCGKADSAVLVKNFCPVCGTVYACRDISFDLYPGEVLGIVGESGSGKSTLMRMLYFDQEATSGEAYIRFYRDGKTNVLKESSQQKRYIRNHLMGKVYQNPILGLRMNFSSIGNIAEKLIAAGNRNVEQMMRRGQTLLEEVNIPVFRMKEEPQKFSGGMQQRVQIAKALSNNPPILLLDEVTTGLDLSVQANVLDLIRNLKRELHISMIVVSHDLGVIRMLADRTLVMLEGKVIEQGLTDQILEDPQHSYTQQLVHSLL